The Prevotella sp. oral taxon 299 str. F0039 genome has a segment encoding these proteins:
- the ung gene encoding uracil-DNA glycosylase — MVDVKMEPSWKEVLKSELEAPYFERLTNAVKLEYKTNRCFPAGRNIFRAFDLCPFNDVKVVILGQDPYHEIGQAHGLSFSVQEGIAMPPSLINIFKELKNDIGKELPANGDLTHWAEQGVLLLNSTLTVRAHQAASHQNIGWESFTDAAIKALSVHRNNLVFMLWGGFARRKKVFIDTTKHFVLESVHPSPLSANRGGWFGNHHFSQANNYLISCGLKPIEW; from the coding sequence ATGGTTGACGTAAAGATGGAACCCAGTTGGAAAGAGGTGCTAAAAAGCGAGTTAGAAGCACCTTATTTTGAGCGTTTAACCAATGCGGTTAAGCTCGAATATAAAACAAATCGTTGCTTTCCTGCAGGTCGCAACATATTCAGAGCCTTTGACTTGTGTCCGTTTAACGATGTGAAAGTGGTGATATTAGGGCAAGATCCTTACCACGAAATAGGACAGGCTCACGGTTTAAGTTTCTCAGTTCAAGAAGGAATAGCCATGCCCCCATCTCTCATCAATATATTTAAAGAGTTGAAGAACGATATTGGAAAAGAGTTACCAGCAAACGGAGATCTAACCCATTGGGCAGAGCAAGGCGTGTTATTGCTCAACTCAACCCTCACGGTTCGTGCGCATCAGGCAGCGAGTCATCAAAACATTGGTTGGGAATCCTTCACCGATGCCGCAATAAAAGCATTGAGTGTTCACCGCAACAATCTGGTTTTTATGCTCTGGGGAGGCTTTGCACGTCGCAAGAAAGTCTTTATCGACACCACCAAACATTTTGTGTTAGAGAGCGTTCACCCATCACCTTTGTCTGCAAATCGTGGCGGTTGGTTTGGAAATCACCATTTTTCGCAAGCCAATAACTACCTCATTAGCTGCGGATTAAAGCCCATCGAGTGGTAA
- the rpsT gene encoding 30S ribosomal protein S20 — protein sequence MANHKSALKRIRQTKTRTLHNRYYAKTMRNAVRKLRALTDKEEALKLYPVVQAMLDKLAKTNIIHKNKASNIKSSLAAHVESLA from the coding sequence ATGGCAAATCATAAATCGGCGTTAAAGAGAATCCGTCAAACTAAAACTCGCACATTGCATAATCGTTATTATGCAAAGACAATGCGCAACGCTGTGCGTAAATTGCGTGCATTAACAGATAAAGAAGAAGCTCTAAAGCTTTATCCTGTTGTTCAAGCAATGTTGGATAAGCTTGCTAAAACAAATATCATACACAAGAATAAAGCTTCAAATATTAAGTCAAGTTTGGCTGCTCACGTAGAAAGTCTTGCTTAA
- the recO gene encoding DNA repair protein RecO, which translates to MLTNTSAIVLHSFKYKDNQMIVDMLTEQLGRISFIVRVGKKGSSATKRQFFQPLTLLELAFDYRENVGLQKLNDIKIAHPFNSIFFDPFKCSIALFVAEFLYHATKSEAQTALLHNYIEAGLLWLDGCTSSFANFHLVFMIKLTRFIGFYPNTEGFNEGCIFNLRTGCFEEYSPIHADYLTPTDSIAMYQLLRSNYNTMHLFEMSHEQRNRCTDIILNYYKLHLPTFAELKSLQVLKDIMR; encoded by the coding sequence ATGCTCACAAACACATCTGCTATTGTTCTACACTCATTCAAATACAAAGATAATCAAATGATTGTCGACATGCTAACTGAGCAATTAGGACGTATCAGTTTTATTGTTCGAGTGGGCAAAAAGGGTTCTAGTGCTACTAAACGACAGTTTTTTCAGCCCCTTACCTTACTCGAACTTGCTTTCGACTATCGTGAGAATGTGGGCTTACAGAAGTTGAATGACATCAAAATAGCTCATCCTTTTAATTCGATTTTCTTTGATCCTTTCAAGTGTAGTATTGCTCTTTTCGTGGCAGAATTTCTGTATCACGCCACCAAAAGCGAAGCGCAAACCGCCCTTTTGCACAACTATATCGAGGCAGGACTTTTGTGGTTAGATGGCTGCACGAGCTCTTTTGCCAACTTTCACCTTGTATTTATGATCAAACTCACACGTTTCATTGGTTTCTATCCCAACACTGAAGGTTTTAATGAGGGTTGTATTTTTAATTTGAGAACGGGCTGTTTTGAAGAATATTCGCCTATACATGCCGACTATCTCACGCCAACAGACTCTATTGCCATGTATCAATTGCTCCGTTCGAACTATAACACCATGCACTTATTTGAGATGTCGCATGAGCAAAGAAACCGCTGTACAGATATCATTTTGAATTATTATAAATTGCACCTCCCCACCTTTGCGGAGCTTAAATCGCTACAAGTGTTGAAAGACATCATGCGATAA